One Rhodoluna sp. KAS3 DNA window includes the following coding sequences:
- a CDS encoding isochorismate synthase, with translation MKLIVSTVELANAPQNLLAQLPENPLTFIRENGGIVGFGQSAKLVAATGKNRFEDLSLQWKALVAEATITDPMQIPGTGLVAFGSFAFSDNSETPSVLIVPRMVLGLRDGRGWLTSIAVAGEADGNLSTADSNDELIWPTPTSYSPNEPIAFVSGAVSAEKFKSSVAQAVESIAAHKLEKVVLARDLVAKLPSAFDIRPALVRLAESYPTCWVYSVDGTFGASPELLVRVSHGQVSARVLAGTAGRGTDPGVDQAIAAALASSEKNKNEHAFAVNSLVASLSPFCERVDADAKPFSLALPNLWHLASDVHGVLRAEASVLDLAAALHPTAAVAGTPTDIAREVIDELEGTDRGRYAGPVGWIGADGDGEWAIALRGAQISGRQIRAFAGCGIVAASDPVAELAETELKFRPIREALA, from the coding sequence ATGAAACTTATAGTTTCGACCGTCGAGCTTGCCAATGCCCCGCAGAATCTTTTGGCCCAACTTCCCGAAAATCCACTCACTTTTATACGCGAAAATGGCGGCATCGTTGGCTTTGGCCAGAGCGCCAAGCTCGTTGCAGCAACCGGCAAAAACCGATTCGAGGATTTGTCGTTGCAGTGGAAGGCCCTGGTTGCTGAGGCAACCATCACCGACCCGATGCAAATTCCGGGTACCGGCCTGGTGGCCTTTGGCTCATTTGCGTTCTCTGACAACAGTGAAACCCCGAGTGTTTTGATCGTTCCGCGCATGGTTTTGGGTTTGCGCGATGGCCGCGGCTGGCTTACCAGCATCGCAGTTGCAGGCGAGGCCGACGGCAACCTAAGTACCGCAGATAGCAATGACGAACTGATCTGGCCAACACCAACCAGCTACTCACCAAACGAGCCGATTGCCTTTGTGTCTGGCGCGGTATCGGCCGAGAAGTTCAAGAGTTCGGTGGCTCAAGCAGTTGAAAGTATTGCTGCTCACAAACTCGAAAAAGTAGTTTTGGCGCGCGACTTGGTTGCCAAACTTCCTTCGGCTTTTGACATTCGTCCGGCACTGGTTCGGCTGGCCGAAAGCTATCCAACCTGCTGGGTGTATTCGGTAGACGGAACCTTCGGGGCGTCTCCAGAATTATTGGTCCGGGTTTCGCACGGCCAAGTGTCGGCTCGCGTACTTGCCGGAACCGCCGGCCGCGGAACCGACCCTGGCGTTGACCAGGCCATTGCGGCAGCCTTGGCCAGCTCGGAGAAAAACAAAAACGAGCATGCCTTCGCTGTGAACTCACTCGTGGCATCGCTCTCGCCTTTTTGCGAGCGGGTCGATGCTGATGCAAAGCCGTTCAGTTTGGCTTTGCCAAACCTTTGGCACCTAGCCAGCGATGTTCACGGCGTTCTGCGCGCAGAGGCATCGGTGTTGGATTTGGCAGCAGCACTGCACCCAACAGCCGCGGTAGCCGGAACCCCGACCGACATCGCGCGCGAAGTGATTGATGAGCTTGAGGGCACCGATCGAGGCCGTTATGCCGGACCGGTTGGTTGGATTGGTGCGGATGGCGACGGCGAGTGGGCAATTGCGCTTCGTGGAGCACAGATTTCTGGACGTCAGATTCGCGCATTTGCTGGCTGCGGAATTGTGGCGGCATCAGACCCGGTAGCCGAGTTGGCAGAGACTGAACTCAAGTTCCGACCAATTCGCGAGGCACTCGCCTAG